One Pseudomonas entomophila genomic window carries:
- the gcvH gene encoding glycine cleavage system protein GcvH, which yields MSNIPADLRFAESHEWARLEADGTVTVGISDHAQEALGDVVFVELAEVGKVFAAGDAAGVVESVKAASDIYAPVAGEVIAVNEELADSPELLNEEPYDAWIFKLKPSDKSQLDKLLDAAGYKAAIGE from the coding sequence ATGAGCAATATCCCCGCCGACCTGCGTTTTGCCGAAAGCCATGAGTGGGCGCGCCTGGAAGCCGATGGCACTGTGACCGTGGGCATCAGCGACCATGCCCAGGAAGCGTTGGGTGATGTGGTGTTCGTCGAGCTGGCCGAAGTCGGCAAGGTGTTCGCGGCAGGCGACGCGGCAGGCGTGGTCGAGTCGGTCAAGGCCGCTTCGGACATCTACGCGCCGGTGGCTGGCGAAGTGATCGCGGTCAATGAAGAGCTGGCCGACAGCCCGGAGCTGCTGAACGAAGAACCCTACGATGCGTGGATCTTCAAGCTGAAGCCGAGCGACAAGTCCCAGCTGGACAAGCTGCTGGATGCGGCCGGTTACAAGGCTGCGATCGGCGAGTGA
- a CDS encoding TIGR02449 family protein has product MQENDLQALMSRFELLIERVEQLKRQNALLLAQERSWREERAHLIEKNEIAKRKIESMILRLKALEQDS; this is encoded by the coding sequence ATGCAAGAGAACGACCTGCAAGCGCTGATGAGCCGGTTCGAGCTGCTGATCGAGCGCGTCGAGCAACTAAAACGGCAAAATGCACTCCTACTAGCTCAGGAACGATCCTGGCGCGAGGAGCGCGCCCACCTCATCGAAAAGAACGAGATCGCCAAACGCAAGATCGAGTCGATGATCTTGCGCCTCAAGGCCCTGGAGCAAGACTCATGA
- a CDS encoding DUF4442 domain-containing protein gives MSDSRKLARRARMLRWLLNLYPPYLGAGIHIQEISPDMRRVKVRMKLTRWNRNYVGTQFGGSLYSMVDPFYMLLLIEQLGREYIVWDKAASIDFISPGKGPVYAELHVDDALLDDIRQQTASGKKYLPRLQVEIRDGAGELVARVDKTLYVRLKPQARQA, from the coding sequence ATGAGCGACTCCCGCAAGCTCGCGCGCCGAGCCCGCATGCTGCGTTGGCTGCTGAATCTCTACCCGCCTTACCTCGGTGCTGGCATCCACATCCAGGAAATCAGCCCGGACATGCGCCGCGTCAAGGTGCGCATGAAGCTGACGCGGTGGAATCGCAACTACGTCGGCACCCAGTTCGGCGGCAGCCTGTATTCGATGGTCGACCCGTTCTACATGCTGCTGCTGATCGAGCAGCTGGGGCGCGAGTACATCGTCTGGGACAAGGCCGCCAGCATCGATTTCATCTCGCCGGGCAAGGGCCCGGTATATGCCGAACTGCACGTCGATGACGCGCTGCTGGACGACATCCGCCAGCAGACCGCCAGCGGCAAGAAATACCTGCCCCGGTTGCAGGTGGAGATCCGCGACGGTGCCGGCGAGCTGGTGGCGCGGGTCGACAAAACCCTATATGTGCGGCTCAAGCCGCAAGCGAGGCAGGCGTAA
- a CDS encoding EVE domain-containing protein produces MAYWLMKSEPDELSIEALARLGEARWDGVRNYQARNFLRAMSVGDEFLFYHSSCPQPGVAGIARITAAAYPDPTALDPESHYFDAKASTEKNPWSAVDVAHVQTFRQVLGLGLLKRQAALEALPLVQKGTRLSVMPVTPEQWVAILALS; encoded by the coding sequence ATGGCCTACTGGCTGATGAAATCCGAGCCCGACGAGCTGTCGATCGAAGCCCTGGCACGCCTGGGCGAGGCTCGTTGGGACGGTGTGCGCAACTACCAGGCGCGCAATTTTCTGCGGGCCATGAGCGTAGGCGACGAGTTTCTGTTCTACCACTCCAGCTGCCCGCAACCGGGCGTCGCCGGTATCGCCCGGATCACCGCCGCCGCCTATCCGGACCCCACGGCCCTGGACCCTGAAAGCCACTACTTCGACGCCAAGGCCAGCACCGAGAAGAACCCGTGGAGCGCGGTGGACGTGGCCCATGTGCAGACGTTCCGCCAGGTGCTCGGCCTGGGCCTGCTCAAGCGGCAGGCAGCCCTGGAGGCATTGCCCCTGGTGCAGAAGGGCACCCGCCTGTCAGTGATGCCGGTGACACCCGAGCAATGGGTAGCGATCCTCGCGCTGAGCTGA
- a CDS encoding 5-formyltetrahydrofolate cyclo-ligase: MTDITPLTRPQLRRLLRNARRALTTSQQRQAAFGLYRQLAQDPLFRRARHIALYLPNDGEIDPRLLLREAHKRGKHVYLPVLHAWPRTRMVFQRFEPGEKLRPNRFRIAEPVIERKRQRPVWALDLVLLPLVGFDEVGGRLGMGGGFYDRSLAYQARRKAWKKPLLLGLAHECQKVERLAQASWDVPLRGTVSDRGRYLAPK, from the coding sequence ATGACCGACATCACGCCGCTCACCCGCCCGCAACTGCGCCGCCTGCTGCGCAACGCCCGCCGCGCGCTGACAACATCCCAGCAACGCCAGGCCGCCTTCGGCCTGTACCGCCAGTTGGCGCAGGACCCGTTGTTCCGCCGCGCCCGGCATATCGCCCTGTACCTGCCCAACGACGGCGAAATCGACCCACGCCTGCTGCTGCGCGAAGCCCATAAACGCGGCAAGCATGTGTACCTGCCCGTGCTGCACGCCTGGCCTCGCACCCGCATGGTGTTCCAACGCTTCGAGCCGGGCGAGAAACTGCGCCCCAACCGCTTCCGCATCGCGGAGCCGGTGATCGAACGCAAGCGTCAACGACCGGTCTGGGCGCTGGATCTTGTCCTGCTGCCGCTGGTCGGGTTCGATGAAGTGGGCGGTCGTCTGGGCATGGGCGGCGGTTTCTATGACCGCAGCCTGGCCTATCAGGCGCGGCGCAAGGCCTGGAAGAAACCACTGCTGCTGGGGCTGGCGCACGAATGCCAGAAGGTAGAGCGGCTGGCCCAGGCGAGCTGGGATGTACCCTTGCGCGGGACGGTCTCGGACCGTGGCAGGTACCTGGCGCCGAAGTGA
- a CDS encoding ABC transporter permease has translation MPHTLQRRWYLPVFLTAALILLPLSVLLLSWQSIDLQIWSHLLDTQMGRLLGNTLTLVVGVGIGVTALGVSLAWLTSLCEFPGRRWLDWALMLPFAIPAYVLAFVFVGLLDFAGPVQTALREVFGPMRLPRVRSTGGVITVLVLVFYPYVYLLARTAFLAQGKGLMEAARVLGLSPLQAFWRVALPMARPAIGAGIALALMETLADFGAVSVFNFDTFTTAIYKTWYGFFSLSSAAQLASLLLLAVILVLYGERRARGASRSGNERPRGQALYHLRGVKAFAASAWCLLVFACAFVIPLLQLLAWFWQRGRHDLDERYFGLVMHTLYLGGMAALITVSVAMLLAFARRQAPTTGIRAGVGLANLGYALPGSVLAVSIMLAFSYLDNQLVVPLSQWLGGAGKPLLLGSLSALLLAYLVRFIAVAYGPLESSLERIRPSLPEASRSLGVGGPGLFFKVYLPLLVPGALSAALLVFVDVLKEMPATLLMRPFGWDTLAVRVFEMTSEGEWARASLPALTLVLVGLLPVIGLIRRSAHRPGHRR, from the coding sequence TTGCCCCATACCCTCCAACGCCGCTGGTACCTGCCGGTCTTCCTGACCGCAGCCCTGATCCTGCTTCCGCTGAGTGTTCTGCTACTGTCCTGGCAGTCGATCGACCTGCAGATCTGGTCGCACCTGCTCGACACCCAGATGGGCCGCCTGCTGGGCAACACCCTCACGCTGGTGGTCGGTGTTGGCATAGGCGTGACGGCGCTGGGGGTGAGCCTGGCCTGGCTCACCAGCCTTTGCGAATTCCCGGGCCGGCGTTGGCTCGACTGGGCGCTGATGCTCCCCTTCGCCATCCCCGCCTATGTGCTGGCATTCGTCTTCGTCGGCTTGCTGGATTTCGCCGGCCCCGTGCAGACGGCGTTGCGCGAAGTGTTCGGGCCCATGCGCCTGCCGCGGGTGCGCTCCACCGGCGGGGTGATCACGGTGCTGGTGCTGGTGTTCTACCCCTACGTTTACCTGCTGGCACGTACCGCGTTCCTGGCCCAGGGCAAGGGCCTGATGGAAGCGGCGCGGGTGCTTGGGCTGTCACCGTTGCAAGCGTTCTGGCGTGTCGCCCTGCCCATGGCGCGCCCGGCCATCGGCGCGGGTATCGCCCTGGCGCTGATGGAAACCCTGGCCGATTTCGGCGCGGTGTCGGTGTTCAACTTCGACACCTTCACCACGGCGATCTACAAGACCTGGTACGGCTTCTTCAGCCTGTCCAGCGCGGCGCAGCTGGCCAGCCTGCTGTTGCTGGCGGTCATCCTGGTGTTGTACGGCGAGCGCCGCGCCCGCGGTGCCAGCCGCAGTGGCAATGAACGGCCACGGGGGCAGGCGCTTTACCACCTGCGCGGCGTCAAGGCGTTCGCCGCCAGCGCCTGGTGCCTGCTGGTGTTCGCCTGCGCCTTCGTCATCCCGCTGCTGCAACTGCTGGCGTGGTTCTGGCAGCGAGGTCGGCACGATCTGGACGAACGCTATTTCGGGCTGGTCATGCACACCCTGTATTTGGGTGGCATGGCCGCGTTGATCACGGTCAGCGTGGCCATGCTGCTGGCCTTCGCCCGCCGCCAGGCGCCCACCACGGGGATCCGTGCCGGGGTCGGGCTGGCCAACCTGGGCTACGCGTTGCCCGGCTCGGTGCTTGCCGTGTCGATCATGCTGGCGTTCAGCTACCTGGACAATCAGTTGGTGGTACCGCTGTCGCAGTGGCTGGGCGGGGCGGGCAAGCCGCTGTTGCTGGGCAGCCTGTCGGCGCTGCTGCTGGCCTACCTGGTGCGCTTCATCGCGGTCGCCTACGGGCCGTTGGAAAGCAGCCTGGAGCGCATCCGGCCCTCCTTGCCAGAGGCATCGCGCAGCCTTGGTGTTGGCGGGCCAGGATTGTTTTTCAAGGTGTATCTGCCGTTGCTGGTGCCCGGGGCCCTGAGCGCCGCATTGCTGGTGTTCGTCGACGTGCTCAAGGAAATGCCGGCCACCTTGTTGATGCGCCCGTTCGGCTGGGACACCCTGGCCGTGCGGGTGTTCGAGATGACCAGCGAGGGTGAATGGGCGCGGGCCTCGTTGCCGGCGCTGACCCTGGTGCTGGTCGGTTTGCTGCCGGTGATCGGGCTGATCCGTCGTTCTGCCCATCGTCCGGGGCATCGGCGATAA
- a CDS encoding 2-octaprenyl-3-methyl-6-methoxy-1,4-benzoquinol hydroxylase, whose translation MRADLLIVGAGMVGSALALALRHSGLEVLLLDGGPLSVKPFDSDAAFEPRVSALSAASQRILERVGAWEGIARRRVSPYSHMRVWDGSGTGEIHFSAASVHAQVLGHIVENRVVQDGLLERLHDSDVGLLPNARLEQLRRSGDEWLLTLADGRQLRSPLVIAADGANSAVRRLAGCQTREWDYLHHAIVTSVRCSEAHRATAWQRFTDEGPLAFLPLDRDGRQDWCSIVWSTTPEQAEQAMAMDDEAFCKALERAFEGRLGEVLQADPRVCVPLRQRHAKRYVEEGLALIGDAAHTIHPLAGQGVNLGFLDAAVLAEELVRACERGERLADVKVLSRFERRRMPHNLALMAAMEGFERLFQANPLPLRWLRNSGLKLVEQMPEAKALFVRQALGLSGDLPELAKA comes from the coding sequence ATGCGCGCGGATCTGTTGATTGTCGGTGCCGGTATGGTCGGCAGCGCCCTGGCCCTGGCCTTGCGCCACAGCGGCCTGGAAGTCCTTCTGCTCGACGGCGGCCCGCTGTCGGTCAAGCCCTTCGACAGCGACGCGGCGTTCGAGCCGCGGGTCAGCGCGTTGTCGGCAGCCAGCCAGCGCATCCTCGAGCGTGTGGGGGCCTGGGAGGGCATCGCTCGGCGGCGCGTATCGCCGTATTCGCACATGCGCGTCTGGGATGGCAGCGGTACTGGCGAGATTCACTTCTCGGCGGCCAGCGTGCATGCCCAGGTGCTGGGCCATATCGTCGAGAACCGCGTGGTCCAGGACGGCCTGCTGGAGCGCCTGCACGACAGCGATGTCGGGCTGCTGCCCAACGCCCGTCTTGAGCAATTGCGCCGTTCCGGTGACGAATGGCTGCTGACCCTGGCCGATGGCCGCCAGCTGCGTTCGCCGCTGGTGATCGCCGCCGACGGCGCCAACTCGGCGGTGCGGCGCCTGGCGGGTTGCCAGACCCGCGAGTGGGATTACCTGCACCACGCCATCGTCACCAGCGTGCGTTGCAGCGAAGCACACCGGGCCACGGCCTGGCAGCGCTTCACCGACGAGGGGCCGCTGGCCTTCCTGCCGCTCGATCGCGACGGTCGGCAGGACTGGTGCTCGATCGTCTGGTCGACCACGCCGGAGCAGGCCGAGCAGGCCATGGCGATGGACGACGAGGCGTTCTGCAAGGCGCTGGAGCGTGCTTTCGAGGGGCGCCTGGGCGAGGTGTTGCAGGCCGACCCGCGGGTCTGTGTGCCGCTGCGCCAACGCCACGCCAAACGCTATGTGGAAGAAGGGCTGGCGCTGATCGGCGACGCGGCCCACACCATCCACCCGCTGGCGGGGCAGGGGGTGAACCTGGGCTTCCTCGATGCCGCGGTGCTGGCCGAGGAGCTGGTGCGGGCCTGCGAGCGCGGCGAGCGCCTGGCCGATGTGAAGGTGCTGAGCCGTTTCGAACGGCGTCGAATGCCGCACAACCTGGCGCTGATGGCGGCGATGGAAGGTTTCGAGCGGTTGTTCCAGGCCAATCCGCTGCCGTTGCGCTGGTTGCGCAACAGCGGGTTGAAGCTGGTGGAACAGATGCCCGAGGCCAAGGCGTTGTTCGTGCGCCAGGCGTTAGGGTTGTCCGGGGACTTGCCGGAGTTGGCCAAGGCTTGA
- the pepP gene encoding Xaa-Pro aminopeptidase produces MSHIPKAEYARRRKALMAQMVPNSIAILPAAAVAIRNRDVEHVYRQDSDFQYLSGFPEPEAVIALIPGREHGEYVLFCRERNPEREQWDGLRAGQEGAMRDFGADDAFPITDIDEILPGLIEGRERVYSAMGSNAEFDRRLMDWINVIRSKARLGAQPPNEFVALDHLLHDMRLYKSAAEVKVMREAAAISARAHVRAMQACRAGLHEYSLEAELDYEFRKGGAKMPAYGSIVAAGRNSCILHYQQNDAPLKDGDLVLIDAGCEIDCYASDITRTFPVSGRFSPEQKAIYELVLKAQEAAFEVIAPGKHWNHAHEATVRVITEGLVELGLLKGEVQALIDSEAHRAFYMHRAGHWLGMDVHDVGEYKVGGQWRVLEPGMALTVEPGIYIAADNQNVAKKWRGIGVRIEDDVVVTRQGCEILTSGVPKTVADIEALMLGAREDAA; encoded by the coding sequence ATGAGCCACATACCCAAGGCGGAGTACGCCCGTCGGCGCAAGGCGCTGATGGCGCAGATGGTCCCCAACAGCATCGCCATCCTGCCAGCCGCCGCGGTCGCCATCCGCAACCGCGACGTCGAGCACGTCTATCGTCAGGACAGCGATTTCCAGTACCTCAGCGGCTTCCCCGAGCCTGAGGCGGTAATTGCGCTGATTCCTGGCCGCGAGCACGGCGAGTACGTGCTGTTCTGCCGCGAGCGCAACCCTGAGCGCGAGCAGTGGGATGGCCTGCGTGCCGGCCAGGAAGGCGCAATGCGCGACTTCGGCGCCGACGACGCTTTCCCCATCACTGATATCGACGAGATCCTGCCTGGCCTGATCGAAGGCCGCGAGCGGGTGTACAGCGCCATGGGCAGCAATGCCGAGTTCGACCGGCGGCTGATGGACTGGATCAACGTGATCCGTTCGAAGGCCCGCCTGGGGGCCCAGCCGCCGAACGAGTTCGTTGCCCTGGATCATCTGCTGCACGACATGCGCCTGTATAAATCGGCGGCGGAAGTGAAGGTGATGCGCGAGGCCGCGGCAATCTCCGCCCGTGCCCACGTCCGGGCCATGCAGGCATGCCGTGCCGGGTTGCACGAGTACAGCCTGGAAGCCGAGCTCGACTACGAGTTCCGCAAGGGTGGGGCGAAGATGCCGGCGTACGGCTCGATCGTCGCGGCCGGGCGCAACAGCTGCATCCTGCATTACCAGCAGAACGATGCGCCGCTCAAGGACGGTGACCTGGTACTGATCGACGCTGGCTGCGAGATCGACTGCTACGCCAGCGACATCACCCGCACCTTCCCGGTCAGCGGGCGCTTCTCGCCGGAGCAGAAGGCCATCTATGAGCTGGTGCTCAAGGCCCAGGAAGCCGCGTTCGAAGTGATCGCCCCGGGCAAGCACTGGAACCACGCCCACGAGGCGACCGTGCGGGTAATCACCGAAGGCCTGGTGGAACTGGGCCTGCTCAAGGGCGAGGTACAGGCGCTGATCGACAGCGAAGCCCATCGCGCCTTCTACATGCACCGCGCCGGGCACTGGCTGGGCATGGACGTGCACGACGTGGGCGAATACAAGGTCGGCGGCCAGTGGCGGGTGCTCGAGCCGGGCATGGCGCTGACCGTCGAACCCGGCATCTACATTGCCGCCGACAACCAGAACGTCGCGAAAAAGTGGCGCGGCATCGGCGTAAGGATCGAGGACGACGTGGTAGTCACCAGGCAAGGTTGTGAAATCCTCACTTCAGGCGTTCCCAAGACCGTCGCCGACATCGAGGCATTGATGCTCGGTGCCCGCGAGGACGCCGCATGA
- a CDS encoding YecA family protein, whose amino-acid sequence MPNTQSPYIAFAMLLSSNGHPVTPAELHGLLIGRSCAGAGFDADAWLADAAQLLETEPGDTVRNALVGLQEMVKAELTGEDVAIVLLLPSDDAALADRAAALGQWCQGFITGFGLNAGGKDLSTDAKEVLQDLVAISQVQEALEESEDGENDYMEVMEYLRVAPLLLYTELAKPEAPATKPSLH is encoded by the coding sequence ATGCCCAATACCCAATCGCCCTACATCGCCTTCGCCATGTTGCTCTCGAGCAATGGCCACCCTGTCACTCCCGCCGAGCTGCATGGCCTGCTGATCGGCCGCAGCTGCGCCGGTGCCGGTTTCGATGCCGACGCCTGGCTGGCCGATGCGGCCCAACTGCTCGAGACCGAGCCCGGCGACACCGTTCGCAACGCCCTGGTCGGCCTGCAAGAGATGGTCAAGGCCGAGCTGACCGGCGAGGACGTCGCCATCGTCCTGCTGCTGCCGTCCGACGATGCCGCGCTGGCCGACCGCGCCGCCGCGCTGGGCCAGTGGTGCCAGGGCTTCATTACCGGTTTCGGCTTGAACGCCGGTGGCAAGGACTTGTCCACCGACGCGAAGGAAGTGCTCCAGGACCTGGTGGCCATCTCCCAGGTCCAGGAAGCGCTGGAAGAGTCCGAAGACGGCGAAAACGACTACATGGAAGTCATGGAATACCTGCGCGTCGCGCCGCTGCTGCTGTATACGGAACTGGCCAAGCCGGAAGCGCCCGCCACCAAGCCATCGCTGCATTGA
- a CDS encoding extracellular solute-binding protein, with product MLSRKPLLAALALTLFGGTAQAADEVVVYSSRIDELIKPVFDAYTAKTGVKIKFITDKEAPLMQRIKAEGENGVADLLLTVDAGNLWQAEQMGILQPIKSAIIDQNIPAQYRASSHDWTGLSLRARTIVYSTERVKPSELSTYEALADKNWEGRLCLRTAKKVYNQSLTATLIENHGEAETEKLVKGWVNNLSTDVFSDDTALLQAIAAGQCDVGIVNTYYYGRLHKEKPNLPVKLFWPNQGDRGVHVNLSGIGLTKHAPHPEAAKKLVEWMTGEEAQKLFADINQEFPANPKVKPSEEVAAWGSFKADSIPVEVAGKRQAEAIRLMDRAGWN from the coding sequence ATGTTATCCCGCAAGCCCCTACTGGCCGCCCTGGCCCTCACGTTGTTCGGCGGCACCGCCCAGGCGGCGGATGAAGTGGTGGTGTACTCCTCGCGCATCGACGAGCTGATCAAGCCGGTATTCGACGCCTATACCGCCAAGACCGGGGTGAAGATCAAGTTCATCACCGACAAGGAAGCCCCGCTGATGCAGCGCATCAAGGCCGAGGGCGAGAACGGCGTGGCCGACCTGCTGCTCACCGTCGATGCCGGCAACCTCTGGCAGGCCGAGCAGATGGGCATCCTGCAGCCGATCAAGTCGGCCATCATCGACCAGAACATCCCTGCGCAGTACCGCGCCTCGTCCCACGACTGGACCGGCCTGAGCCTGCGCGCGCGGACCATCGTCTACTCCACCGAGCGGGTCAAACCGTCCGAGTTGAGCACCTACGAGGCCCTGGCCGACAAGAACTGGGAAGGCCGCCTGTGCCTGCGCACGGCGAAGAAGGTCTACAACCAGTCGCTGACCGCCACCCTGATCGAGAACCACGGCGAGGCCGAGACCGAGAAACTGGTCAAGGGCTGGGTCAACAACCTGTCCACCGACGTGTTCTCCGACGACACCGCCTTGCTTCAGGCCATCGCGGCCGGCCAGTGCGATGTGGGCATCGTCAACACCTACTACTACGGCCGCCTGCACAAGGAGAAGCCGAACCTGCCGGTGAAGTTGTTCTGGCCCAATCAGGGCGACCGTGGCGTGCACGTCAACCTGTCGGGTATCGGCCTGACCAAGCACGCACCGCACCCGGAGGCGGCGAAGAAGCTGGTGGAGTGGATGACCGGCGAAGAGGCGCAGAAGCTGTTCGCCGACATCAACCAGGAGTTCCCGGCCAACCCGAAGGTGAAACCGTCGGAGGAGGTGGCCGCCTGGGGCAGCTTCAAGGCTGACAGCATTCCGGTGGAAGTGGCTGGCAAGCGCCAGGCCGAGGCCATTCGCTTGATGGACCGGGCTGGCTGGAACTGA
- a CDS encoding cell division protein ZapA, translating to MSSSNSVTVQILDKEYSIICPPEERNNLVGAARYLDGKMREIRSSGKVIGADRIAVMAALNITHELLHRQERPEVASGGTTREQVRDLLERVDQALTDDPVSKND from the coding sequence ATGAGTTCAAGCAATAGCGTCACCGTGCAGATCCTCGACAAGGAATACTCGATCATCTGCCCACCCGAGGAGCGCAACAACCTGGTCGGTGCCGCGCGTTATCTCGATGGCAAGATGCGCGAGATCCGCAGCAGCGGCAAGGTGATCGGCGCCGACCGCATCGCCGTGATGGCCGCGCTGAACATCACCCACGAGCTGCTGCACCGCCAGGAACGCCCGGAAGTCGCCAGCGGCGGCACCACCCGCGAGCAGGTGCGCGACCTGCTGGAACGGGTCGACCAGGCACTCACCGACGATCCGGTTAGCAAAAACGATTGA
- the ubiH gene encoding 2-octaprenyl-6-methoxyphenyl hydroxylase, which yields MNRVNLAIIGGGLVGASLALTLQAAAKARGWKILLIEPFAPGDSFQPSYDARSSALSYGTRQIYEQLGVWQAISHRAEPILQIQVSDRGRFGATRLDASEEGVPALGYVVENAWLGQCLWQAIDSEVVSWRCPAEVKAMQAIAGGYCLQLDDDTSLECDLAVLADGGRSGLREQLGIHVRRTPYDQSALIANITPGEAHGGQAFERFTEQGPMALLPLSENRCALVWTRQGMDARRLAELDERSFLRELQDAFGYRLGALRQVGARHLYPLALVEAEEQVRPHLVVLGNAAHSLHPIAGQGFNLSLRDVQALAEALLAGPQQPGDLATLQVYQTRQRLDQAMTIGFSDQVTRLFGSNQPLMAAGRNIGLLGLDLLPPAKSWFARQAMGLGTRPDPRGQA from the coding sequence ATGAACCGGGTCAATCTGGCGATCATCGGTGGCGGCTTGGTTGGCGCCAGCCTGGCGTTGACCCTGCAGGCCGCGGCCAAGGCGCGTGGCTGGAAGATCCTGCTGATCGAGCCGTTCGCCCCGGGCGACAGCTTTCAGCCCAGCTACGACGCGCGCTCTTCGGCGCTATCCTACGGCACTCGGCAGATCTACGAACAACTGGGGGTGTGGCAGGCCATCAGCCACCGCGCCGAACCGATCCTGCAGATCCAGGTTTCCGACCGTGGCCGCTTTGGCGCCACGCGCCTGGATGCCAGCGAGGAGGGCGTGCCGGCGCTCGGCTATGTGGTGGAGAACGCCTGGCTCGGCCAGTGCCTGTGGCAGGCCATCGACAGCGAGGTGGTCAGCTGGCGCTGCCCGGCCGAAGTGAAGGCCATGCAGGCCATCGCCGGTGGCTATTGCTTGCAGCTGGACGACGACACCTCGCTTGAGTGCGACCTGGCCGTACTGGCCGACGGCGGTCGCTCGGGTTTGCGCGAGCAGTTGGGCATTCATGTGCGCCGCACGCCCTATGACCAGAGCGCACTGATCGCCAACATCACCCCCGGCGAGGCCCACGGCGGCCAAGCCTTCGAACGCTTCACCGAGCAAGGCCCGATGGCGTTGCTGCCGCTCTCCGAGAACCGCTGCGCGTTGGTCTGGACCCGCCAGGGGATGGACGCCAGGCGCCTGGCTGAACTCGATGAACGCAGTTTCCTGCGCGAGCTGCAGGACGCCTTCGGCTATCGCCTGGGCGCGCTGCGCCAGGTAGGCGCCCGCCATCTGTATCCGCTGGCGCTGGTCGAGGCCGAGGAGCAGGTGCGCCCGCACCTGGTGGTACTGGGCAACGCCGCCCACAGCCTGCACCCGATCGCCGGCCAGGGTTTCAACCTGTCGCTGCGCGATGTGCAGGCGTTGGCCGAAGCGTTGCTGGCCGGCCCGCAGCAACCCGGCGACCTGGCCACGCTGCAGGTCTACCAGACGCGCCAGCGCCTCGACCAGGCGATGACCATCGGCTTCTCCGACCAGGTCACCCGCCTGTTTGGCAGCAACCAGCCTTTGATGGCGGCTGGGCGCAATATCGGTTTGCTCGGCCTTGACCTGCTGCCCCCGGCGAAAAGCTGGTTCGCCCGCCAGGCCATGGGCCTGGGTACACGCCCCGACCCGCGAGGCCAGGCATGA
- the gcvT gene encoding glycine cleavage system aminomethyltransferase GcvT translates to MGQRTPLYDLHLALGAKTVDFGGWDMPLHYGSQVEEHHQVRSDCGVFDVSHMTVIDIEGCAATPWLQHLLANDVTRLESPGKALYSPLLNHEGGVIDDLIAYRTEDGYRLVANAATRDKVLNWLQVQSAGFKVSFTPRPELAILAIQGPQAREKVAALVSAPRAALIRELRPFEGFIEGDWFIARTGYTGEDGLEIILPGDQAPAFFNDLVGAGIAPSGLGARDTLRLEAGMNLYGQDIDESHTPLTSNLGWSVAWEPAGREFVGRGGLLAEIEQGVKEKLVGLVLEERGVLRAHQVVRVSGIGEGEITSGSFSPTLSKSIALARVPMATGDRAEVEIRGKWYPVRVVKPTFVRHGKILI, encoded by the coding sequence ATGGGACAGCGTACGCCTCTGTATGACCTGCACCTGGCGCTTGGCGCCAAGACGGTCGACTTCGGCGGTTGGGACATGCCCCTGCACTACGGCTCGCAGGTCGAGGAGCACCACCAGGTGCGCAGTGACTGCGGGGTTTTCGATGTCTCGCACATGACCGTCATCGATATCGAAGGCTGTGCCGCCACACCCTGGCTGCAGCACTTGCTCGCCAATGACGTGACGCGCCTGGAAAGCCCCGGCAAGGCACTGTACAGCCCGTTGCTCAATCATGAAGGCGGGGTCATCGACGACCTGATCGCCTACCGCACCGAAGATGGCTACCGCCTGGTGGCCAACGCCGCCACCCGCGACAAGGTGCTGAACTGGCTGCAGGTGCAGAGCGCTGGCTTCAAGGTCAGTTTCACCCCCCGCCCGGAGCTGGCAATCCTCGCGATTCAAGGCCCTCAAGCCCGTGAAAAGGTCGCCGCCCTGGTCAGCGCGCCGCGTGCCGCACTGATCCGCGAACTGCGTCCGTTCGAGGGCTTCATCGAAGGTGACTGGTTCATCGCCCGCACGGGCTACACCGGCGAAGACGGCCTCGAGATCATCCTCCCCGGCGATCAGGCACCAGCCTTCTTCAACGACCTGGTCGGTGCGGGCATCGCCCCCAGTGGCCTGGGTGCCCGAGACACGCTGCGCCTGGAAGCCGGCATGAACCTGTATGGCCAGGACATCGACGAGTCCCACACCCCGCTGACCTCCAATCTTGGCTGGAGCGTCGCCTGGGAGCCGGCTGGCCGCGAGTTCGTCGGCCGTGGCGGCCTGTTGGCGGAAATCGAGCAGGGCGTGAAGGAAAAACTGGTCGGCCTGGTGCTCGAGGAGCGGGGTGTATTGCGCGCCCATCAAGTGGTTCGTGTATCCGGCATTGGCGAAGGGGAGATCACCAGTGGTAGTTTCTCGCCTACGCTGAGCAAATCCATTGCCCTGGCGCGTGTACCCATGGCGACCGGCGACCGCGCCGAAGTGGAAATCCGCGGCAAGTGGTACCCGGTGCGGGTGGTCAAGCCAACCTTCGTGCGCCACGGCAAGATCCTGATCTGA